ATTGGTTAATCCCTCCACATCCTACAATTGTTTTTATAGAGGGTGAGGAGGGATTTAATGAAAAAGAAAACGCTATCGATCGCAACAACACTATTTACAACCATTGCCTTAACACTATCATCTATGAATTATACAAGTGCGGAAACAGTAGAATCAAAAAAGGGACAAGCAGTAAACTCTTTAGCACCATTAAAATCAGAGGCGAAATATTCCTATAAGGATGCCATTCGCGAGACAGTTTTTGTCCAATCAAGCCTCGACACTGATGAAAACGGGATTCCTGACCGAATTGCAGTTGACATCATCCGTCCAAAAGAAACGAGCTCAGGGTTAAAGGTACCTGTAATTATGGATTCCAGTCCCTATTATGAAAGCTTGGGCAGGGGCAATGAAAGTGAAGTAAAGGACAAAAATAAAGATGGAATTAACGAAAAGTATCCGCTTTTCTATGATAATTATTTTGTTCCACGCGGATATGCGATTGCCTTGCCGGATATGGTAGGCACCAATCAATCGGATGGCTGCCCAACCACAGGCGGTTATGAGGAGATTGAAAGCATTAAAGTGGTTATCGATTGGCTCAACGGAAGAGCAAAGGCCTTCGATAAAAACAATCAAGAAGTACAAGCTTCTTGGACAACCGGCAATGTAGGGATGATTGGTAAATCCTATGACGGAACGTTAGCAAATGGTGTCGCCGCAACCGGAGTAGAAGGACTGAAGACTATCGTTCCGATTGGTGCGATCAGCAATTGGTATAATTACTATCGTTATGCGGGGCAGACATATTACAACAATGGCCCTGGCGGATTAGCAAGTAGAGTCGTTAACAGCTCCAGGAAAGCAACTTGTCAGCACGTGTTCAATCGTATAAATCAAATGGCAGATGATGCCACTGGTGACTATAATGATTTTTGGAATGAAAGAAACTATGTGAAAGATATTAAAAACGTTAAAGCAAGTGTCTTTGCTATTCACGGTTTAAACGACCTAAACGTGAAGATGAACCATTTCAATGAATGGTGGGAAGCACTAAATAAGGAGAAAGTCCCTCGTAAGCTATGGCTTGCCCAAACTGGTCATGTTGATCCATTTGATTTCCGCAGAGCAGAGTGGGTCGATACGCTGCATCGCTGGTTTGACTACTGGCTTCTTGGCATTCAAAATGGCATCATGGATGAACCTGATGTAGATATTGAACGATCAGCTGATGTTTGGGAAACCCATGCCTCATGGCCGGAAGAAAATGCAAAATCCTTTAAAATTCGATTTGGGCCAGGGGAAAATGAAAACTCTCCGGGGATCTTGACAACCGGTCCGGTTAATGGAAACATTACGCAGACTTTTACCGATAATCCTAGGCAAACAGAAACGGCGATGGTCACCAATGAAATGACGGTAAGAAGCGACCGTCTAGTTTACCTATCTGAACCACTAAGCGAGGATGCCCGGATGAGCGGAGTGCCGGAAATTTCACTGCGGGCAACAGTAGATAAAGAGAATTCCAATTTAACAGTTATGATTGTTGATTACGGCATGGATACTAGAGTGAATCATTCGGGAAGTGGCGAAGGAATCAGAACGCTTCCTACTGAAACCTGCTGGGGAGAAAGTTCGGATACAGATGACGGCTGCTATCGTGAAACAGAAAAAACGTTCCGGACAGCATCTTATGAAATTGTCTCTAGAGGCTGGTTTGACCCGCAAAATTGGAAAACACTTTTAGCAACAGATCCTTTAAATCCAGGCAAAAACTACAAATTCGAGTGGGGAGCATTGCCACACGACTACGTCTTCAAGAAGGGGCATCGCATTGGAGTGATTATTGCAGGAAGCTCTTATCAGCGGACGATTCCTTCTACAACCGGAGCAACCTTTAATGTACATCTGGGTCAAAGCTTTATTAATCTTCCAATCATCGAAGGGAAAAAAGGCGTTAATTTTTAAAAAAGTTACAAATGAATCTTCTATTATTAACAAAAACCAGCAGTTTCCTTTTTTAGGCTGCTGGTTTTTTTATAAATGGGTTTGGTGGAAATATATGGAAAACCAGTTAGATTAAATGGGTATTCGGATTTTCGTTTAGAAAAGTCGAAATACATATGTGGTATTTTATTATCGTTAATCGGACAATTGTGTGGAAATCATCACAGGTTTATTCTTCTATAGTATTAGAATAAATTTTAATAAAAAGACTTACTTAAGGATTATATGATCGCAATCAAAAAGAATACATTTTGAAATCAGCATCTAACTAAATCCTAAGATAGTAGCTTGTTTACAAAAAAAGGAGATAATTTACCTTGCATTACAAGACTATTAACTCTATACTTATTGTATATCATGTATTGCAAGGTATTATTTGCAATCACAAACCTTGTAATGCAAGGCATTCTTTGTGCTTATAACCCATGTAATGCAAGGCTTTGTTTAAAATTATCATCTATGTAAACCAAGGCATTGTTTTTAATTATAACCCTTGTAATGCAAGGTATTGTTTGTGATCATAACCCTCGTATTGCAAGTTATTGAAAGAGGTGAAAAAGTTTTGTCTACAACACAGATGCTAAAAGGAATCCTTGATGGCTGTTTGCTGGCGATTATCAAGAATAAGGAAGTATACGGTTACGAGCTAGCCGAGAAACTTGAAAGCTATGGTTTTCATTACTTCAGCGAGGGTACAATTTATCCATTGTTAATGCGGATGCAAAAAGAAGAATTAGTTACTACAACATTGAAAAAATCAACGGCGGGACCAAGAAGGAAATATTACTCGCTTACACCAAAGGGTGAGGCAGAATTAGAACTATTCATGGATCGCTGGAACTATTTGCAAACCAATGTAAATAGGGTTTTACGCCATGAAACAGAGACAAAACATGCAAAAGGAGACGAGACGGTTGAATAATGAATTAAAACTTACTGATAATAGCAAGGCATTTTTGGAAAACTTACGCCTATACTTATTTTCCAGTGGGAAAAATTCGGATGAAATCGAAGAAATTGTGGAAGAATTGGAAGTCCATTTATCCGAAGCAGAAAAAAGCGGAAAGCCCATTGAAAAGATTATCGGAAAATCACCGAAAGAATATATGGAGATGGTTTCTAATGAAATGGTCATTGACTATCGAACATGGATCAAATATATTTGCCTTATCGTTTTAGGGTCATTTTCTTTTACGATTTTCCCAGATTTATTGAAAGGGAACCTTTCATATTCTCTCTTGCAAATTGTCGGGCATATTGTGATCAGTGTAGTATTTATTGCTTCTATTTTTACGGGTTTTAAATATATTTCCACAACGAATCAATCTATCAAGAAACAAGGATTGATATTATTTTCAATAGGGATATTGCCTATTGCTTTGTTTGTTGGTTTGATTTACTTAAATAGAGCTGTCGATACACCTATTATTCATTTTGGCAATACGGGTAGCCTGATTATTGGCATTATTACCGCACTATTTATAATTGGAATGTCCTTATGGGCAAAAACATGGACTTTAATCATTATTCTAGCATTGTTAACACTGCCAGATTACTTGCTAAGCCTAACACCATTAAAATACGAAACACAATTAATCATAAGCTTGTTGATTACTTATGGTGGAATCGCCTTATACCTATGGATATCGAATAAACTGGAAAAGAAATAAGCGGGGGACTATCTCTTAATCTGCAAGAAAGCTAAGAAAAACGACACTATTGATGAAAGGAAATGGATGCTAAAATAGTAGTTTTTAAAAATAATAATGTTATGTAAACCAACACTGCTTTCTTCCAGGTGTTGGTTTCTTATTTGTCAGAGTTCTAATAATCAATATGGTCGGAAAGTAATCTAACTTTGTCCAATAGAAGGGTCATTTTAAGCCATATTCGCTAAATGACCCACCTGTACTAAAAATTTTTTACCTATTCAATCTCCATAACGGTTTCCCCAAGTAGGAGCACTTTTAATTGTTCCTCGGGAAGCTGCTGTTTTTCCCATTCACGGTACAAGCGTTCTAATGCCTCCGGTCCTGTGTCGTCCGCTAATCGATAGGCACCATAATGCATTGGAACGAAGGATTTTGCCTTTAATTCGAGGAAAGCTTTCACACTGTCTTCAGGGGAAATATGGGCAGCGGCCATAAACCATTCCGGTTCATACGCTCCAATTGGCATGAACACCGTATCAATCGTAAACCGGTCAGCGATCTGCTTAAAGCCGTTGAAATAGCCTGTATCACCGACAAAATAAAAAGTTTCTCCTGATGATTGAAAAATCCAGCCTCCCCAATGTGACGTATTCATATCTGTCAATGTACGTCTCGTCCAATGCTGGGCAGGGACGAAATGGACGGTAAATCCTCCGAATTCGGCGCTCTCCCACCAGTTCATTTCGGTCACCTTCTGATAGCCTTTTCTAATGAACAGGGACTTCAACCCAACTGGGACAAAGTAATGAGGATTACCTTTTAATTTTTTTAGGGTAGGGAAGTCCAAATGGTCATAGTGACCATGGGAGAGCACAACCAGGTCAATCTCCGGCAAGTCTGATAAGGAAATGCCCGGCTCCGTTAACCTCTTTTGAAATCCCATCCGCTTAGCCCACACAGGGTCCGTCAAAATATTTACTCCATTCAGCTGGATCAAAAAGGTAGAGTGCCCAATCCACGTATAAGAAGTCCGGCTTCTATTTTCATTTAGTTCCTTAATTTTTTTATGTGGACACTGTTCGATATTTAGTGATAAATCCTTTACTTTCGATCTTCTTTCCTTCTGCCACTGTCTCATGTCCTTAAACGATTTGTTGCTTTTCACATTATCCAAATTTTCATATCTCTTCATGATCCACTCACCTTGTTATTCTCAGTAACTCTAGATTTATGATGAGTATAGCAAATAACCTAATAAACCATCAAAAATTTGGTAGCGAAACAATTCATAAAAGTAGGAAGCTTAACAGAAGTATAGAGAAGTTTCAAATACGGAAAATAACGTTCGCTAAGCTATGAAAATATCACCAATTTAATATCAGGAAAATAAAAAACACCTTAACGGAGAATTCAAAGAAGATCAATAAGAAATCCACCTAGAGCTCCTAAAAGGACGATAACCCATGGAGGAAGCTTCCAAAAAACAAGTAAGCTAAACAGTATGGAACCAAAAGCGAAGTCAATAGGTGAGAATATCGAGCTCGACCAAATAGGGGTATAGAAAGCAGAGATTAGAATTCCTACAACTGCTGAGTTTACCCCTATTAGTGCTCCGTTGATTTTGGGATTTCTTCTTAAGGTGTCCCAAAATGGCAGGGTACCCAGGATCAATAGAAAAGCTGGCAGAAAAATAGCAACGGTAGCTAAAAGTCCGCCCTTCCACCC
The DNA window shown above is from Neobacillus sp. WH10 and carries:
- a CDS encoding Xaa-Pro dipeptidyl-peptidase; translated protein: MKKKTLSIATTLFTTIALTLSSMNYTSAETVESKKGQAVNSLAPLKSEAKYSYKDAIRETVFVQSSLDTDENGIPDRIAVDIIRPKETSSGLKVPVIMDSSPYYESLGRGNESEVKDKNKDGINEKYPLFYDNYFVPRGYAIALPDMVGTNQSDGCPTTGGYEEIESIKVVIDWLNGRAKAFDKNNQEVQASWTTGNVGMIGKSYDGTLANGVAATGVEGLKTIVPIGAISNWYNYYRYAGQTYYNNGPGGLASRVVNSSRKATCQHVFNRINQMADDATGDYNDFWNERNYVKDIKNVKASVFAIHGLNDLNVKMNHFNEWWEALNKEKVPRKLWLAQTGHVDPFDFRRAEWVDTLHRWFDYWLLGIQNGIMDEPDVDIERSADVWETHASWPEENAKSFKIRFGPGENENSPGILTTGPVNGNITQTFTDNPRQTETAMVTNEMTVRSDRLVYLSEPLSEDARMSGVPEISLRATVDKENSNLTVMIVDYGMDTRVNHSGSGEGIRTLPTETCWGESSDTDDGCYRETEKTFRTASYEIVSRGWFDPQNWKTLLATDPLNPGKNYKFEWGALPHDYVFKKGHRIGVIIAGSSYQRTIPSTTGATFNVHLGQSFINLPIIEGKKGVNF
- a CDS encoding PadR family transcriptional regulator; protein product: MSTTQMLKGILDGCLLAIIKNKEVYGYELAEKLESYGFHYFSEGTIYPLLMRMQKEELVTTTLKKSTAGPRRKYYSLTPKGEAELELFMDRWNYLQTNVNRVLRHETETKHAKGDETVE
- a CDS encoding MBL fold metallo-hydrolase — encoded protein: MMKRYENLDNVKSNKSFKDMRQWQKERRSKVKDLSLNIEQCPHKKIKELNENRSRTSYTWIGHSTFLIQLNGVNILTDPVWAKRMGFQKRLTEPGISLSDLPEIDLVVLSHGHYDHLDFPTLKKLKGNPHYFVPVGLKSLFIRKGYQKVTEMNWWESAEFGGFTVHFVPAQHWTRRTLTDMNTSHWGGWIFQSSGETFYFVGDTGYFNGFKQIADRFTIDTVFMPIGAYEPEWFMAAAHISPEDSVKAFLELKAKSFVPMHYGAYRLADDTGPEALERLYREWEKQQLPEEQLKVLLLGETVMEIE